The sequence tggcagagtacacgctgtaggcctgacacacccgcttgaagacaactaactgctattcaatctattacagtgaaaccaatttgtttgtttttaaatgcaagctattgtgacaccagatatgagtggtggcactgggcaagtgggcacagtatccactgtgagcctgacacagaagctggcaggcaggcaactgcaattagattacacagggaaaaaaagcagactgatgttctagccctaaaaagggctttttgatgtgctgtccttacagcagagatcagatgaatccttcaggactgtagtggacactgaatacactagcctagctatccatttccctatcaaatcagcagcagctacactttccctcctctcactaagaatgcatctaaaatggatgctgtacaggaggtgggagggtctggaagggagggtctgctgctgattggctggaatgtgtctgctgactgtgaggcacagggtcaaagtttactcaatgatgatgaatagggggcggatcgaaccgtgcatgtgttcgcccgccgtggcgaacgcgaacacgctatgttcgccatgaactattcgccagcgaaccgttcggtacatcactactcaggaGGCACGAAGAGAAATAGAGGTGTCAGTAGTAAGGACGTAATCCAATTTATAACTTGCCGTTACTTGGAGGCTTTACAAAGCCGGAAGGTTCCAAAGGTAATCCAAAGTCAAAGCATTGGAGAAAGGAGGTCAGCAGTATAAACAGTCCTGGTTCGGTACACGTGTCATTAGTATAACGAGAGATTGCTTGTAGCCGGTCTGAAGATAGGAAGCTTCAAAATAACCAAGCACTTTGTAACTGGCGAGGTACCTCTAAGTAGAGTGAGGAAGCCGCGTCAGAGATGGGGGTGTGCCATTGGTCTGTGAACCCGGAATTGTCGGATATCGGAGAAGCCAATCGTTAAGTTCTGACAGTTGGTTAAAtgcacagagccctgctgaagagcccTCGCATTGGGAAAAAAAGGACCTGTTTGTTCTACGCAGTGCAAGCAAATTGagtaacatgcttgcgctgtgtttgcttgtgacatgTCTTTGGTGTCTCCATTAATGGGATACCAAAGGACAAAAGTGTAAGGAAAGCATATTGTACATGTGTTTAGAGCCtgtttgtgggattgcgtgtgtgtagagttgaTTGTGGTATGATGTTGTGTAATTGTCGGTTTCAGTTGTGTTTGTGGTGCAATATGTATGGCTAGTAGAGAGAGAgcgtgtataggggatgtagcgagtgtgtgcattcATAGGGGATCTAGAGTGTATGTCATTAATgtagtgtgtaggtggtgcagtgtattCCTATAGGGGATCTATTGTGTGCGTAGGGGATCTAGTATGTGTGGAGGACCCATAGTGTgcgttagacatgtgcaattcgcttcggtccgaatatgaattcggactaatttctggcaattcggacattcgggtacttccgaatgtccaaattgctgaagtgccgatgTTCCGAAGTGGCCGATGTTCCGAAGTGGCCGATGTTCCGAAGTGGCCGATGTTCCGAAGTGGCCGATGTTCCGAAGTGGCCGATGTTCCGAAGTGGCCGATGTTCCGAAGTGGCCGATGTTCCGAAGTGGCCGATGTTCCGAAGTGGCCGATGTTCCGAAGTGGCCGATGTTCCGAAGTGGCCGATGTTCCGAAGTGGCCGATGTTCCGAAGTGGCCGATGTTCCGAAGTGGCCGATGTTCCGAAGTGGCCGATGTTCCGAAGTGGCCGATGTTCCGAAGTGGCCGATGTTCCGAAGTGGCCGATGTTCCGAAGTGGCCGATGTTCCGAAGATGCCGATGTTCCGAAGATGCCGATGTTCCGAAGATGCCGATGTTCCGAAGATGCCGATGTTCCGAAGATGCCGATGTTCCGAAGATGCCGATGTTCCGAAGATGCCGATGTTCCGAAGATGCCGATGTTCCGAAGATGCCGATGTTCCGAAGATGCCGATGTTCCGAAGATGCCGATGTTCCGAAGATGCCGATGTTCCGAAGATGCCGATGTTCCGAAGATGCCGATGTTCCGAAGATGCCGATGTTCCGAAGATGCCGATGTTCCGAAGATGCCGATGTTCCGAAGATGCCGATGTTCCGAAGATGCCGATGTTCCGAAGATGCCGATGTTCCGAAGATGCCGATGTTCCGAAGATGCCGATGTTCCGAAGATGCCGATGTTCCGAAGATGCCGATGTTCCGAAGTGCCGATGTTCCGAAGATGCCGATGTTCCGAAGTGCCGATGTTCCGAAGTGCCGATGTTCCGAAGTGCCGATGTTCCGAAGATGCCGATGTTCCGAAGATGCCGATGTTCCGAAGTGCCGatgttccgaagtgtcgaactgccaaagtgccgaagttccgaagcacagtattgcctaagtactaataatgTACTTACctagtgaaagaagaaaaatgttacattgtatacaattttaaataaaaagtatacaaacatagccaggattcagctgtaagcatttgcaacacttacaacaatcaagtaacattcattcatataaaatgtaagttacttggccagtcaatgtaatgacaggaatgaataagtagataactccctaattcccacggcattaggtagctatctactaaaaggccgaaagacctaaattggtctttcagccaaatttactaatactaagtaaagattacttagtattagtaaattatgcccctactggctataccgcgagtaggggcatgtctattaaacatgacagagagttatgagtcaaattacacagcgtgggaaaattccaaagaactttcccacgctgtgtaaaatgacacagagcactctgattggtggatttcaaaccaaccaatcagagtgctgtgacaggtaaatggacTTACCTgttagtctcttcatttacctgtcagggcactctgattggatggtttaaaccccccaatcagagtgctctgagcttaattgcagggcggggcaaggctttataagccttcccccgccctgcagagctcagtctgcgcggagccctccatgggtgaagaaggattattttttttggtgctctgttttttgttttttttaattgcgtcggttattatggctttttatttggccttttttggggctgaaaaaagaagattttagaagaaagaaaaaatcgaatggcttgttttttttttttacaggttcttagttaaatgtcccctcattatttttagggtgaggggggtaggtagggggatatttttttggggggggagggagtgactagtggtttggggacccctagtcacctgggggggcgggcatttttttttagggcccccacccgcctctcaggggtgggggccgggggaggacaataggttcccccattggtatttagggcccccacccgccgctcaggggtgggggccaggggggaggacattagatccccccctttattagtatttagggcccccacccgccgctcaggggtgggggccagggggtgggaccttaggttcccccctttttaggatttagggcccctccctccgctcaggggtggtgccagggggaggacattaggtccccctccttattttactgtagggcccccacccactgctcaggggtgggggccagggggaggacattaggtccccccttataccaatttagggcccccacccgccactcagggggaggacattaggtccccctccttattttactgtagggccccccacccactgctcaggggtggggtccagggggaggacattaggtccccccttattagtatttagggcccccacccactgctatggggtgggggctgggggggaggacaattggtccctccatcgttttactttagggcccccacaggctgctcactgtttactagacatccccctactcgcggtatagcgagtaggggcaaaatttactaatactaagtcatttttacttagtattagtacatttgtctgaaagaccaatttaggtctttcagccttttggtagataactccctaataccgtgggaattagggagttatctacttagcggctgcaatagaagtgccgaagtcccgaaattccgaagttccgaagatgccgaatttccgaagtgtcgaactgccgaagtgcgaaaattccgaatttcggaatgccgaaccgaaaattttccccatgcacatgcctagtgtgcGTAGGATatttagtgtgtgtctatatagaGAATTCAGAGTGTGCATAGGgattctagtgtgtgtatgtagaggaTCCATAGTTATGTATGGGatctagggtgtgtgtataagggatgtagtgtgtcaagGGTTGCACTCTGTGTACgatcaaaaatatatggtttgatgggggtaaattacattagccagcttaaaaaaaaatttcatgggtgcatgatgaccagctgtgaaaattccaaattggaaaactaatgcgcaccctccaaataaggtcttttagcccccacagAACCCGACACACGTATAGTctagaattagtgcatgaaaaGTACACGTctagaattagtgcatgaaaagtgttaaaataccaccatttgaaataccctagagcaggggtaggcaacctacggcactagtgccatgcacggcactcgaggtgcctttgcacggcactcaaggctgctagagtcaaacaggctctggcctatcaggagtcccagtaaaacttcagatatctgctaatccgaaaaggtggtgaaggacaatcctcaatttatgcattgcagcacgtagtgATCTCAGAGCACTCAGAgcagaggtagtgatctcagagcacttcctcccagcacttgtgaataggaatccacactgtagtagaacagcctgcagctgcttttgcagctcctgtccttgacctgtccCTGGCCAGCCTGgccccccactggaacccagggaagccacccacactgctagatatacacagaaatgcagaataacccttccctcatacaaataatacggacagcccacacacaaacatacacacaatccgcacaaacgaaacaccactaacaatccacatacatgcacacaaccccacatgcaataccccaaaaagcccccacacactaccaaacacacactgtgacatatccatccacacacacaattgcacaagcggcccccatacacagcccacattcatatatatcatacacaataccatatactactcatgaacataaacaatataatagctcatatacgcagggccatctttaacgcggggcaaactgggcagctgcaccgtgagccctgctgcctcaactatttctaaccctctggccggtaatctgcacactaaggaggcccacctggtgcacaaaggaccacctggtgggcttctgtcagcaggtgggcttctgtcagcaggggcccgccgcatgctgaggcgctttaacagcacgagcGGCCCCCTTGCTTTTCATGAGcagg comes from Pelobates fuscus isolate aPelFus1 chromosome 5, aPelFus1.pri, whole genome shotgun sequence and encodes:
- the LOC134612261 gene encoding uncharacterized protein LOC134612261, which produces MSKLLKCRCSEVADVPKWPMFRSGRCSEVADVPKWPMFRSGRCSEVADVPKWPMFRSGRCSEVADVPKWPMFRSGRCSEVADVPKWPMFRSGRCSEVADVPKWPMFRSGRCSEVADVPKMPMFRRCRCSEDADVPKMPMFRRCRCSEDADVPKMPMFRRCRCSEDADVPKMPMFRRCRCSEDADVPKMPMFRRCRCSEDADVPKMPMFRRCRCSEDADVPKMPMFRRCRCSEDADVPKMPMFRRCRCSEDADVPKCRCSEDADVPKCRCSEVPMFRSADVPKMPMFRRCRCSENPGS